TAGTTATAGAGGCTTCGCGGCGCGATCACCAGAAGGTTTTGCTCACCCGTCGGGCGTGTGTCTCGCACCTTGACGTGTAGGAAGCGTCTGAAAACATCAGCGAATTTTATTTTTTTCCATAGGTAAACTACCCCGCGCTATGACGGTCTACAGAACCGCAAATCGAGTGTTTATCTCCAGAGGTTCTAAACAGATGGCAGCAGTACTAGTCGGACAGTTTCATGCCAGAGACGCAGAAGGACGTGTGTACTCGGTGCATGAGTTCCAGGAATCCAACCCGGCGCAAGGCGACCTGGCTGGCTCGGCACCCACCACCACCTACAAGCTGGCCATTGGCGACCGTGTAGAAAAGCTGGAAGGCGATGAGTTCAAACTGATCCAGTCGGGGACTATCATCGTCCGCGAATCGCAAACCACCCTCGCTTCATAAGCTGACCCCGCGAACGTACCTGCTCAGTCCTGGCCAATGACGGCATTGACTGGGCCGGGCGATCATGGCCTGCGAATTTCCGTCACTTCAGCCCCCGCCTCACCGTCCATTTGCTTGAGCGTCACCATCAACCTCCCCCGCTCGCCCTCCACCGCATACATCGAACGCTTGTAGCCCGGCGAATTGTGCGCGGGATACGCCACCACCTGCCTGACCAGCGTGACACCCAGCACTGCGCCCACCTGCTCAGCCACGGGTTCCTGGGCGCGGATAAACGTTTCGAGTGCGAGGTTTTCGGGCGTGATGTCGTCGTGACTGCCGAAGAGATAAGCAGCCACGCAGCCGATGGTCACAAGAACCAGCAGTTGCTTGGCCGTTACCCCGAGAAATGTCGAGGGTAGAGGCATATGAGACCAGACCTGTTTTTGTTGTATTGGTCGTTAATGATCAGACCAGTCATTTTAATCAGGTCGGTGGTTAATGCCAGATGATTCACTGGTCGCCGTAGGTAATATCCTTGTTCTCCCCCACACCACCCACTGTCCGGTCCTTGCCGAACGAAAACAGGTCGAAAGGCGTCCGGGCCTGGGTTGGCGGGTAATGGTACTGATACGCGACGCCCCATGGGTCGCTCAGCAAGTCTTCGTCGACGTAGGGCCCCTTCCATTGCGCCTCACCCGCAGGCTGCTTGACTAGGGCGTCCAGGCTCTCCTCATCGGTGGGGTAGCGACCGGTGTCTTGGTGGAACTGTTCAACGGCCTTGCCCAATGTGGCCACCTGAGCCTTGGCCGTGGCAATTTCCGCCAACGCCACGTCGCCGAACAATCGTGGGCCCAGCGCCAGCGCCAATACGCCAACGATGACCAACACCACCAGCACCGCCCACCGCGTAAAAGCGCGCTGGGTACTTAGTGTTTCGACAGCTGTACGTCGTGGCATGGTGAGGCTCCCCTTTTTCCCCGGTGATCAAGTGGGTTATACGTCCTGCAGGTTGCACTTGCCTACAGGGTTATTGGAACGGCCCTGCTGTTTTTTGCCGGACCATTGAATCCCCGCCCTGCTGACCCTAGACTCCGGCCATGCGTTTACGTCATATCGAAGTGATTCAGGCCATCTTGCAGACCGGACACCTCGGCACGGCCGCCGAATGGTTGCAACTCCCTGTGGGCGATGCAGAAGCGGCGCTCAAGGAGGCCGAGCAGCAACTGGGCTTCATGCTGTTTGCCAGCGTCCGCGGGCGCTTGCAAGCCACGCGTGAGACCCTGGAATTACAGGCCGCGATTGCCCACGTGTATGAAGCGCTGGAGCCGGTACAGCGCCTGGCCAGCCGCTTGAAACACCATCACGCCCCAACCCTGCGCGCCCTGTGCACACCGCCCCTGGCCAATCAATTGTTGCCACAAAGCATTGCGGTACTGCGCCGGCGTTTCCAGGACACCCCCTGCAACCTGTCGAGCCAGCCAACCCGCGACATCGTCAGAAGCCTGCTGCTGCACGAAGCCGACGTAGGGCTGAGCCTGCATGACCCGCAGCACCCGCAAATCCAGAGCAGCGTGCTGGCCCAAGGCAAATTGCAACTGTTGGCGCCCCATGGCTGGCTCAAGCCCAAGCAAAAGTACAGCGCCCTGCAGGACCTCGCCGGCCAATCGATGATCGGGCTGGAGGGGCAAGACCCGCTCAGCCGCCTGCTGGACGCCAAGCTGCAAGCCTTGCGCCCGCTGCCGGTGGTGCAGACGCGGGTACAGACCTACCAGATGATGCGCAGCATGGTCGAGGCCGGTGAAGGCTTGGCGATTGTCGACCCGTTTACCGCGTTCGGCGCTCGCGAGGCGGGGCTGGATGCGTGCCCGCTGTCGCCGCCGATCATGGTCAGCCTGTATGCGCTGACACTGAAGGATGGCGTGGCCACACCGGCACTCAATGCGTTGCTCGAGATCGTCACCCAAAAGGCGCAAAGCCTGCTCGCGATTTAAGCCAGTTCGACTTCGGCCTTGAACAAGCGATACCAGAAAATCGCCACCTCACGGGTTTGCGGATCAATCCCGCGATAGCGCAAGTGGTCGATCCCGCCCATCACATAGCCGCTGCGCTCATACAACCGGCAGGCGCCCAGGTTGTTGTTCTGGGTTTCCAGCATCATGCCCGGCAGGTTTTTCTTGCGGCTCCAGAACTGCGCCACATCCAGCAGGGCCTTCGCCACCCCGTGGCGGCGTGCGGGCAAGGCCACGGCCAATTCATCGACGTGGGCAAAGCCGTTCCAGTTGGTGCTGACCACGATATGCCCCACCGCCCGATCATCCAGGTAGGCCATGAAGATCGCGCTGTCCGGCGCATCGCGAAAGCTGGCGAACTCTTCGGGATCGATGCCGTAGCACTTGCGGTACGGCACAATACGCTCCACGGGCCACTGATCGACCCGCTTGCCCATCTGCGGCTCACCGTAGGCGCTGACCTCAAAGCTGAAGTCATTGCCCCACACGTAGGCATCAAAGCCTTCATCGGCGACCCGTACACTGAGCCCCGGAAACTTCGGGTTCATTACAGCTTGCATAAACATTTTTAACCCTTGATGCAATCGACGGTGTAACAACGACCGGTGCCGTCGTCTTCGTGTTGCAACCCATGAACATCCGCGACAAAACCGGGGAAACTGCTATCGAACGTCCGGGCAAACGCCAGGTAATCGATGATCGATCGGGTTGACTCGGTAAAGCGCTCGCCCGGCATGATCAGTGGAATCCCGGGTGGATAAGGCACAAGCATCACGGCAGCGATGCGCCCTGGCAAAGCGTCGATGGACACCGCCTCCACTTCCCCCTGACCAACTGATCGTAGGCGTGCGCCGGCTTCATCGCGATTTCCGGCAGCACCGTGTACATCCGCTTAAGGTGCTTGGCCGTCGCGTTGCTACGGTAACAGCTATGCAATTGATCGCACAGGTCGCGCAAACCCAGGCCCTGATAGCGCGAAGGGCCTTGGGCGAACACCGAGGACAAACAACTGGCCAGGCTGACATTGGCGTCGTAACTGCGCTTGAACTCCAGCAGTTCGGTGAGCAAGGTACTCCATTTGCCCTTGGTGATGCCCATGGAAAACAGCACGAGGAAGGAATACAGCCCGGTCTTTTCCACCACCAGGCCACGCTCCCAGAGGAATTTGCTGACCACTGCCGCCGGAATCCCGCAATCGCTCAAGGCGCCGCCGGCGGTAAGGCCGGGCATCACCAGCGTCACTTTGATCGGGTCCAGCAGCACGTAATCTTCGGCAACATCCCCGAAGCCGTGCCAATCGTCCTGGGGTTGCAGCAGCCAGTCCGCCGTCGCCACCCGGTCGATACCGGCCACCGAGGGTGGCTGCCAGATCGAAAACCACCAGTCTTCGGCGGCGATATGCTGGCGCAGGTTGGCCAGGGCGCGGCGAAAACTCAGGGCCTCGTCGAACATTTCCTGCAACAGCGAACGCCCGGCGGGGCCTTCCATCATCGCCGAGGCCACGTCCAGTGAGGCGATGATGCTGTACTGCGGCGAGGTGGAGATATGCATCATGAACGCTTCGTTGAAACGGTCACGGTCCAGCTGACGTGCACCGCCGTCCTGTACATGGATCATTGAAGCCTGACTGAACGCCGCCAGCAGCTTGTGGGTGGAGTGGGTGGTGAACACCAGCGGGCTGTCCGGCGTGCGCGAGGTGCCCATGCCGTAACGCCCGGCGAAGAATTCGTGGAAGGCCGCATAGGCGTACCAGGCTTCGTCAAAGTGCAACACCTCGACACTGTTGCCCAGTTGCTGCTTGATCAGCTCGGCGTTGTAGCACAGGCCGTCGTAGGTGGAGTTGGTGACCACCGCCAGCTTGACCTTCGGCGGACGACCACGGGCCAGGGGGCTGGCTTCGATCTTGGCGCGAATCGACTCCGGGCTGAATTCGCTGAGCGGAATCGGCCCGATGATTCCCAGCTCGTTGCGCTCCGGGCACAGGTACAGCGGGATGGCGCCGGTCATGATGATCGAGTGCAACACCGACTTGTGACAATTGCGGTCGACCAGCACCAAGTCATCGCGCCCTACCATGGAGTGCCACACGATCTTGTTGGCGGTCGAAGTGCCATTGATCACGAAGAACGTATGGTCGGCGCCGAAGTTGCGCGCAGCGCGGGCCTCGGCCTCGGCCAGCGGCCCGGTATGATCGAGCAGCGAGCCCAGTTCGGGCACCGAGACCGACAAGTCCGAGCGCAGGGTATTTTCCCCGAAAAACTGATGAAACGCCTGCCCCACCGGGCTTTTGCGATAGGCCACACCGCCGCCATGGCCGGGGGTGTGCCAGGAGTAATTGGAGTCGGCGGTGTGCTGCACCAGCGCTTTGAAAAAGGGCGGCAACAGGCCATCCAGGTAGGTGCGCGCCGCACGGGCCACTTGCCGGGCGAGAAACGGCACCGTGTCTTCGAACAGATACAGAATCCCGCGCAGCTGGTTAAGCTCGCTCATGGCATCGGCCGGCGCGTTTTCCAGGGTGACTTGCTCGCCCAGGGCAAAGATCGGCAGGGCAGGCGCCCGCACCCGCGCCAGACGGATCAGCTCGACCATGTTTTGCAGCAGGTGGGTATTTTCGCCTGCGCCTTCGGCGGCAATCAGCATGCACGCGAGGCCGTGATGGGTTGAGGCCACCAGTCGCCCTTCGGCGTAGTCCATTGCAGAAAAGATACTGAAACCTTCTTGTTCCAGTTCTTTGGCGATGCCTCGGACCCGGTCACCGGCAACGGTGTCGGCCTTGATGTCACGGTGCACGATCAGAACGGGGAACTTCAGGTCTTTGTACATGAGTGCGTAGAGTCCTGAGGGCTATGCACTCAAGGGTAGAAGGTGGGGCGGGATGTGGCGAATGAAGATTTTGAAAGCAATGGAGATCAAGTGTGGGAGCTGGCTTGCCTGCGATGTCGGTGTATCAGTGACAATCAGGCTAGCTGGCCCACCGCTATCGCAGGCAAGCCAGCTCCCACATTGGACCGTGTTCAGTCTTGGGGTTATTGCTGGGTCAGTTGAGTCCACAACGCCGGCGCACCCGCCGACTTGGCAATCGCCTCCAGGCGCGCCGCATGCTCGGCCAGGTCCTGCTCGCTGGCGCGGATGATGGTGGTCGGCTTGCGATCGGCCGGCAGGCGGCGGATTTCCGAAGGGCGGTTGCCCGAACCTTCCGCCGAACCGCTGCCGTCGGAGGCATTGCCCGCCAGCGACAGGCTGGTCTGCCCGCCGGTCATGGTCAGGTAGACGTCGGCGAGAATCTCGGAGTCGAGCAAGGCGCCGTGAAGTTCACGGCCGGAGTTGTCGACACCATAACGTTTGCACAAGGCATCGAGGCTGTTGCGCTGGCCGGGGTGACGTTCACGGGCCATCATCAAGGTGTCGAGGATCGAACAGTGCCGGGAAATGTCCGCACGGTCCGTCTGGCCCATCAGGGCAAACTCGTTGTTGATGAAGCCGACGTCGAACGCCGCGTTATGGATGATCAGCTGGGCGCCGTTGATGAACTCGAAGAACTCGTCCGCCACTTCAGCGAAACGTGGCTTGCCCTTGAGGAATTCATCGGTGATGCCGTGGACGCCGATCGCGCCTTCGTCACTGTCACGATCCGGTTGCAGGTAGACGTGAAAATGACGCCCGGTCAGGCGCCGCCCCATCAGTTCGACACAGCCGATTTCAATGATCCGGTGGCCGTCGGTCACCGGCATGCCGGTGGTTTCGGTATCGAGTACAACAGATCGGATGGCCATCAGGGTTCAGCTCTCAACGGTGTGGTGTGTATCAAAGGGCGCGATGTTAACACGTCAGCCAGCCTCAGCTCTGCTTGTAGCCGCGCACTTCGTCCACGCCTCTATTGGCGAGCTGGTCGGCGCGCTCGTTGCCTGGGTGGCCGATGTGCCCGCGGACCCACTTCCAGGTGATGTCATGGCGATTGCATTGCTCATCGAGCAGTTGCCACAGGTCGGCGTTTTTTACCGGCTCTTTGGCGGCGGTCTTCCAGCCGCGCTTCTTCCAGTTGACCATCCACTCGTTGATACCTTTCATCACGTATTGCGAGTCGGTCACCAGCAACACATTGCAGCGACGCTTGAGCTCTTCCAGCCCGCGAATGGCGCCCATCAGTTCCATGCGGTTATTGGTGGTGTTGGCTTCGCCGCCCCACAACTCCTTCTCCACGCCCTTGCACACCAGCAACGCGCCCCAGCCGCCAGGGCCCGGGTTGCCCTTGCAGGCGCCATCGGTGAAGAGTTCTACGCTATCGGTCATCGTTGCTTCCATCAAAACAGGCGGGGTCTGAAATCAAAAAAGGTTTTACGGTTCGCTTTGCTTGC
The genomic region above belongs to Pseudomonas poae and contains:
- the gspG gene encoding type II secretion system major pseudopilin GspG, yielding MPRRTAVETLSTQRAFTRWAVLVVLVIVGVLALALGPRLFGDVALAEIATAKAQVATLGKAVEQFHQDTGRYPTDEESLDALVKQPAGEAQWKGPYVDEDLLSDPWGVAYQYHYPPTQARTPFDLFSFGKDRTVGGVGENKDITYGDQ
- a CDS encoding LysR substrate-binding domain-containing protein, coding for MRLRHIEVIQAILQTGHLGTAAEWLQLPVGDAEAALKEAEQQLGFMLFASVRGRLQATRETLELQAAIAHVYEALEPVQRLASRLKHHHAPTLRALCTPPLANQLLPQSIAVLRRRFQDTPCNLSSQPTRDIVRSLLLHEADVGLSLHDPQHPQIQSSVLAQGKLQLLAPHGWLKPKQKYSALQDLAGQSMIGLEGQDPLSRLLDAKLQALRPLPVVQTRVQTYQMMRSMVEAGEGLAIVDPFTAFGAREAGLDACPLSPPIMVSLYALTLKDGVATPALNALLEIVTQKAQSLLAI
- a CDS encoding GNAT family N-acetyltransferase; protein product: MQAVMNPKFPGLSVRVADEGFDAYVWGNDFSFEVSAYGEPQMGKRVDQWPVERIVPYRKCYGIDPEEFASFRDAPDSAIFMAYLDDRAVGHIVVSTNWNGFAHVDELAVALPARRHGVAKALLDVAQFWSRKKNLPGMMLETQNNNLGACRLYERSGYVMGGIDHLRYRGIDPQTREVAIFWYRLFKAEVELA
- the dnaQ gene encoding DNA polymerase III subunit epsilon, yielding MRSVVLDTETTGMPVTDGHRIIEIGCVELMGRRLTGRHFHVYLQPDRDSDEGAIGVHGITDEFLKGKPRFAEVADEFFEFINGAQLIIHNAAFDVGFINNEFALMGQTDRADISRHCSILDTLMMARERHPGQRNSLDALCKRYGVDNSGRELHGALLDSEILADVYLTMTGGQTSLSLAGNASDGSGSAEGSGNRPSEIRRLPADRKPTTIIRASEQDLAEHAARLEAIAKSAGAPALWTQLTQQ
- the rnhA gene encoding ribonuclease HI yields the protein MTDSVELFTDGACKGNPGPGGWGALLVCKGVEKELWGGEANTTNNRMELMGAIRGLEELKRRCNVLLVTDSQYVMKGINEWMVNWKKRGWKTAAKEPVKNADLWQLLDEQCNRHDITWKWVRGHIGHPGNERADQLANRGVDEVRGYKQS